A genome region from Panthera leo isolate Ple1 chromosome A2, P.leo_Ple1_pat1.1, whole genome shotgun sequence includes the following:
- the XRCC2 gene encoding DNA repair protein XRCC2 has protein sequence MCSDFHRAESGTQLLARLEGRSSLKEIEPYLFADEDSSVHGDILEFHGPEGSGKTEMLYHLTARCVLPKSEGGLEVEVLFVDTDYRFDMLRLVTILERRLSGGSGGSEDAVKRCLGRLFVVSCGSSTHLLLTLHSLESTVCGHPSLCLLILDSLSAFYWIDRANGGESTNSQESALKKCSQFLEKLAHEYRLVVFATTQSLMQKASAWTEGPSSAEADYRPYLCKAWQRVVKHRLFFSRPEDLKTSNQFSLVSHNLKSNSFKKHVFIIGESGIEFC, from the exons ctCCTTGCCCGACTTGAAGGTAGAAGTTCCTTGAAAGAAATAGAACCGTATCTATTTGCTGATGAAGATTCGTCTGTCCATG GTGACATTCTTGAGTTTCATGGTCCAGAGGGAAGCGGAAAAACAGAAATGCTTTATCACTTGACAGCGCGGTGTGTGCTTCCAAAATCGGAAGGCGGGCTGGAAGTAGAAGTCTTGTTTGTTGATACAGATTATCGCTTTGACATGCTCCGGCTTGTTACGATTCTGGAGCGCAGACTGTCCGGCGGGTCCGGCGGGTCTGAAGACGCGGTGAAGCGGTGCCTCGGGAGGCTCTTTGTGGTCAGCTGTGGCAGCAGCACGCACCTGCTCCTCACCCTGCACTCCCTAGAAAGCACCGTCTGTGGccacccttccctctgccttctgaTCTTGGACAGTCTGTCCGCCTTTTACTGGATAGACCGCGCCAACGGAGGGGAGAGCACTAACTCCCAGGAGTCCGCTCTGAAGAAGTGTTCTCAATTCTTAGAGAAACTTGCACACGAGTATCGCTTAGTTGTTTTTGCAACCACACAAAGCCTAATGCAGAAAGCCTCCGCCTGGACCGAAGGGCCTTCCTCGGCCGAAGCGGACTACAGGCCCTATCTCTGTAAGGCGTGGCAGCGGGTGGTAAAGCACAGACTGTTTTTCTCCAGACCAGAGGATTTGAAAACCAGCAACCAGTTTTCTTTAgtttcacataatttaaaaagtaacagttttaaaaagcatgtttttaTTATTGGAGAAAGTGGCATTGAGTTTTGTTGA